Proteins encoded together in one Microbacterium oxydans window:
- a CDS encoding MFS transporter yields MDAALTRSQFVRWRAAIFAIFLASGLSIATWASRVPGIKLALDLDNAQVGLILLGMGVSSILGISTSPAVMARTGARRGMLLTMLMFATGITLVGLGATVFGSVAVVLVGMVLFGFGNGCVDVMMNVEATAIEQQMGRTILPVFHAFFSFGTVIGAGVGALAAHLSIDVATHAAFMGALIAVIAVVCFFQVPTREAALDPADHEKPPFRARMHTALEAWREPRTYLLGTVMLGMSFAEGGANDWIALGTEQGHGFGEGTGAVSLAVFSVGMTVVRLFGGPLVDRFGRVLVLRILAVAAASGILLFILAPTFPLVLVGAALWGVGASLGFPLGMSAAADDPVKAAARVSAAATIGYISFLGGPPVLGVISEHIGLLNTLFILVGLVVLSGLFSGAARPLREDEKTPVRGGQES; encoded by the coding sequence ATGGATGCAGCCCTCACCCGTTCGCAGTTCGTCCGCTGGCGTGCCGCGATCTTCGCCATCTTCCTGGCGAGCGGACTCTCGATCGCGACCTGGGCATCGCGCGTGCCCGGGATCAAGCTGGCGCTCGACCTCGACAATGCGCAGGTGGGACTGATCCTCCTCGGCATGGGAGTGTCGTCGATCCTCGGCATCTCGACGAGCCCCGCCGTCATGGCGCGGACGGGTGCGCGCCGCGGCATGTTGCTGACGATGCTGATGTTCGCGACCGGCATCACCCTCGTCGGTCTCGGGGCGACCGTGTTCGGCTCCGTCGCCGTCGTGCTCGTCGGCATGGTGCTCTTCGGCTTCGGCAACGGCTGCGTGGACGTGATGATGAACGTCGAGGCCACCGCGATCGAGCAGCAGATGGGCCGCACGATCCTTCCCGTCTTCCACGCGTTCTTCAGCTTCGGCACGGTCATCGGCGCGGGCGTCGGCGCCCTCGCCGCCCACCTCTCGATCGACGTCGCCACGCATGCGGCGTTCATGGGCGCACTGATCGCCGTGATCGCGGTGGTCTGCTTCTTCCAGGTGCCCACGCGCGAGGCGGCACTCGACCCCGCCGATCACGAGAAGCCGCCGTTCCGTGCGCGGATGCACACGGCACTCGAGGCCTGGCGTGAGCCGCGCACCTATCTGCTCGGCACGGTGATGCTCGGGATGTCCTTCGCGGAGGGCGGCGCGAACGACTGGATCGCTCTCGGCACCGAGCAGGGCCACGGCTTCGGCGAGGGCACCGGAGCGGTCTCCCTCGCGGTGTTCTCCGTCGGCATGACGGTGGTGCGACTGTTCGGCGGTCCGCTGGTCGACCGGTTCGGACGCGTCCTGGTGCTGCGCATCCTCGCCGTCGCGGCGGCCTCCGGCATCCTGCTCTTCATCCTCGCGCCGACGTTCCCCCTCGTGCTCGTCGGAGCGGCCCTGTGGGGTGTCGGCGCCTCGCTCGGGTTCCCGCTCGGTATGTCGGCAGCGGCCGATGACCCCGTCAAGGCCGCCGCCCGCGTCAGCGCCGCGGCGACGATCGGCTACATCTCGTTCCTCGGCGGCCCTCCGGTGCTCGGAGTCATCAGCGAGCACATCGGCCTGCTGAACACCCTGTTCATCCTGGTCGGACTCGTGGTGCTCTCCGGACTGTTCTCCGGCGCCGCCCGTCCCCTGCGCGAGGACGAGAAGACGCCGGTGCGCGGAGGCCAGGAGAGCTGA
- a CDS encoding HAD hydrolase-like protein encodes MPHSPYSCVLWDVDGTIIDASVGILRRLDVALTHFGHPAPTREELVHWIGPPMFQSFQDQAGMTPEESAEAVAFYRTLGKADGYTTDVATYPGVTELIHDLHAAGVPQATASSKPENQVDALVDHFGLRPAFLTTVGATPDESTLASKTDIVAEALRRLRELGADVSRPVLVGDRHHDVEGGNANGVPVIFVEWGFSDSHEGDEAAFRVASVDDLRALLLG; translated from the coding sequence ATGCCCCACTCCCCTTACTCCTGCGTGCTGTGGGACGTCGACGGCACCATCATCGATGCATCCGTCGGCATCCTCCGTCGGCTGGACGTCGCGCTGACCCACTTCGGCCACCCGGCACCCACGCGCGAGGAGCTGGTTCACTGGATCGGACCGCCCATGTTCCAGTCCTTCCAGGACCAGGCGGGCATGACCCCGGAGGAGTCCGCGGAGGCGGTGGCGTTCTACCGCACCCTCGGCAAGGCCGACGGGTACACCACCGACGTCGCGACCTACCCCGGAGTGACCGAGCTCATCCACGACCTCCACGCCGCCGGGGTGCCGCAGGCGACGGCCAGCTCTAAGCCGGAGAACCAGGTCGACGCCCTCGTCGATCACTTCGGTCTCCGCCCCGCATTCCTGACGACCGTCGGCGCGACGCCGGACGAGTCCACGCTCGCGTCGAAGACCGACATCGTGGCCGAGGCGCTCCGCCGCCTCCGCGAGCTCGGCGCCGATGTCTCCCGACCGGTGCTCGTGGGGGATCGACACCACGACGTCGAGGGCGGCAATGCGAACGGCGTGCCCGTGATCTTCGTCGAATGGGGCTTCAGCGACTCGCACGAAGGAGACGAGGCGGCGTTCCGCGTCGCGTCCGTCGACGACCTGCGCGCACTACTGCTCGGCTGA
- a CDS encoding LacI family DNA-binding transcriptional regulator, which translates to MSSQETPRRPTIADVAREAGVATSTASVVFSGKAKVAAATRERVLAAAAELGYAGPDPRAASLRRGRSGIVAVVLEGHLRAAFLDPVTTAMMDGLTDGLAELSAGILLMRDEPGEDGSAIANAPVDAVVLIGCSGRTRASLEVVVGRGLPVVVIEGDAGDAIPRITLDNAEASAEIARHVRDLGHRDVALVTLPLDSDRERGPVTPDRVANATVDVTVHRLAGTREVFPDAPAISAAGSLIDEGVVVGRMLLTDPDTRPTAVLAQSDLLAVGVIRAAEELGLRVPEDLSVAGFDGIALDGLGDLTLTTSVQPAVEKGRAAGEQVARMLRGEPGLTQHLTCRFRAGTTTARAAR; encoded by the coding sequence ATGAGCAGTCAGGAGACGCCGCGTCGGCCCACGATCGCCGACGTCGCGCGCGAGGCGGGAGTGGCGACCTCCACGGCCTCGGTGGTCTTCAGCGGCAAGGCGAAGGTGGCGGCGGCCACCAGGGAGCGCGTGCTCGCCGCTGCGGCCGAACTCGGCTACGCCGGACCCGATCCGCGTGCGGCATCCCTGCGCCGCGGACGCAGCGGCATCGTCGCGGTCGTGCTCGAGGGGCACCTGCGGGCGGCCTTCCTCGACCCCGTGACGACGGCCATGATGGACGGCCTCACCGACGGACTCGCCGAGCTCAGCGCCGGCATCCTGCTCATGCGCGACGAGCCGGGGGAGGACGGCTCGGCCATCGCGAACGCCCCCGTCGATGCGGTCGTGCTGATCGGATGCTCCGGACGCACGCGGGCATCGCTCGAGGTGGTCGTCGGTCGCGGACTCCCGGTGGTCGTGATCGAAGGCGATGCCGGCGACGCCATCCCACGCATCACTCTCGACAACGCCGAGGCCTCCGCCGAGATCGCCCGCCATGTGCGAGACCTCGGTCACCGCGACGTCGCCCTCGTCACGCTCCCGCTCGACAGCGATCGGGAACGCGGGCCCGTCACGCCCGACCGGGTCGCGAACGCGACCGTCGACGTCACGGTCCACCGGCTCGCGGGGACGCGTGAGGTGTTCCCCGACGCTCCGGCCATCTCGGCCGCGGGCAGCCTGATCGACGAGGGCGTCGTGGTGGGGCGGATGCTGCTGACCGACCCCGACACGCGGCCGACCGCCGTGCTCGCGCAGAGCGACCTGCTGGCCGTCGGCGTCATCCGTGCCGCGGAGGAGCTGGGGCTGCGCGTTCCGGAAGACCTCTCGGTCGCCGGATTCGACGGCATCGCGCTGGACGGTCTCGGCGACCTCACGCTCACGACCAGCGTGCAGCCGGCCGTCGAGAAGGGCCGGGCGGCCGGAGAGCAGGTGGCGCGCATGCTGCGGGGCGAGCCCGGTCTCACGCAGCACCTCACCTGCCGGTTCCGCGCCGGCACCACGACCGCCCGCGCCGCCCGCTGA
- the nucS gene encoding endonuclease NucS: MRLVIARCSVDYTGRLNAHLPLATRLLVHKGDGSLLVHSDGGSYKPLNWMSPPCTLSSEEPGEEEASAGVVEVWRVTHKKTGDALRVQIYEIIHDTSHELGVDPGLQKDGVEADLQRLLAEQVDRISEGATLVRREYPTAIGPVDLLVRDADGAAIAVEIKRRGDIDGVEQLTRYLELLGRDPHLSPVQGVFAAQEIKPQARVLAEDRGIRCLVLDYDDMKGIESGIPRLF, encoded by the coding sequence GTGCGTCTCGTCATCGCCCGCTGCTCGGTCGACTACACCGGTCGGCTCAATGCCCATCTCCCGCTCGCCACGCGTCTGCTCGTGCACAAGGGAGACGGGAGTCTGCTCGTGCACTCCGACGGCGGCAGCTACAAGCCGTTGAACTGGATGAGCCCGCCGTGCACCCTGTCGAGCGAGGAGCCCGGCGAGGAGGAGGCGAGCGCCGGCGTCGTCGAGGTCTGGCGCGTCACGCACAAGAAGACCGGTGACGCCCTGCGCGTGCAGATCTACGAGATCATCCACGACACCTCCCACGAGCTGGGCGTCGACCCCGGACTGCAGAAGGATGGCGTCGAGGCCGACCTGCAGCGCCTGCTCGCCGAGCAGGTGGACCGCATCTCGGAGGGCGCGACCCTCGTGCGCCGCGAGTATCCGACCGCGATCGGTCCGGTCGACCTGCTGGTGCGCGATGCGGACGGCGCCGCCATCGCGGTCGAGATCAAGCGCCGCGGCGACATCGACGGCGTCGAGCAGCTCACCCGCTACCTCGAGCTGCTGGGCCGCGACCCGCACCTCTCCCCCGTGCAGGGTGTCTTCGCCGCCCAGGAGATCAAGCCCCAGGCGCGTGTTCTCGCCGAGGATCGCGGCATCCGCTGCCTGGTGCTCGACTACGACGACATGAAGGGCATCGAGTCGGGGATCCCCCGGCTGTTCTGA
- a CDS encoding response regulator produces MAIIGGFGWMINRMDARFDAQDVKNEARFARVDERFARVDERFDRVDERFERVDKRFARVDERFGRMEERSERMEERFDRMDERFERLTEAVDGCRLEITEVKIAVARLEGPIPRLMTVR; encoded by the coding sequence GTGGCGATCATCGGCGGATTCGGCTGGATGATCAATCGGATGGACGCGCGTTTCGATGCGCAAGACGTGAAGAACGAGGCGCGCTTCGCCCGCGTGGATGAGCGATTCGCCCGGGTGGATGAGCGATTCGACCGGGTGGACGAGCGATTCGAGCGGGTGGATAAGCGATTCGCGCGGGTGGACGAGCGATTCGGGAGGATGGAGGAGCGATCCGAGAGGATGGAGGAGCGATTCGACCGGATGGATGAGCGATTCGAGCGACTGACCGAGGCGGTCGATGGCTGCCGGCTCGAGATCACCGAGGTGAAGATCGCGGTCGCACGCCTCGAGGGGCCGATCCCGCGGCTGATGACCGTGCGCTGA